GCTTCGGCGAAGTCGTGGATGAAGTCGTCGGGGTTTTCGACCATCAGGTGGCAGTCGAGGGGGAGCCTGGTGATGGGGCGGAGGGCTTTGACGACGGGCGGGCCGAAGGTGATGTTGGGGACGAAGTGGCCGTCCATGATGTCGACGTGGAGGAGGGTTGCGCCGCCGCGCTCCACGAGGGCGACATCGTCGGCGAGGTGGGCGAAGTCTGCGGCGAGGATGGATGCTGCCAGTTCGATCACGGGAATAAGCTCCTGAAGCCCAGTTTATCAGTGCGCCATCAAGTCTTTTTCTCTGACAGGTGGGATTCGGTGGTTTATTGTGTGTCTGCCGAATCATTGTGCGTGCCGGAGGTTCCTATGCTGAGGATGGCTCGTTGGCTATGCTCCTTCTTTGTTATTTTGAGCCTTTTACCTGGCGCGGAGATGCGCACCCTGGCCTGTACGCGGGCTGTTTACCTGGGGCCGGACGGCGAAGTGATTACCTCTCGCTCGATGGATTGGAAGGTCGATGTAGGCACGAATCTGTGGATACTGCCTCGCGGGATGGAGCGGAACGGGGAGGTGGGAGCGCAGTCGCTCAAGTGGAGATCGAAGTACGGAAGCGTGGTGGCTACTGGATATGACGTTTCAACGACGGATGGGATGAATGAGAAGGGGATGGTGGCGAATCTGCTGTGGCTGGTGGAGTCGGAGTATCCGAAGCCGATCGCAGGCAAGCCAGGGATGGCGATCTCACTATGGGCACAGTGGGTGCTGGACAACTTCGCTACAGTGGCAGAGGCAGTGGACGCTCTGGAGCACGAGACCTTTACGCTGGTGACCGCGAGTGTTCCGGGCGAGAAGAGGCTCGCTACGCTGCATCTCTCGATGTCGGATGCGACCGGCGACAGCGCGATTGTGGAGTACATCGACGGGAAGCAGACGATTCACCATGACCGCAAGTATCAGGTGATGACGAACTCCCCGGCGTTCGATCAGCAGCTGGCGCTGGATACATATTGGAAAGGCATTGGCGGAACGGTCATGCTTCCGGGAACGAACCGCGCGGCGGACAGGTTTGCGCGAGCTTCTTTCTACATCAACGCAATTCCACAGGGAGAGAGTCCGGATATTACAGTTGCCAGCGTCTTCAGCGTGATCCGGAATGTCTCGGTGCCTTATGGGCTTACGACGCCGGAGGAGCCGAACATCTCATCGACGCGATGGCGAACAGTGGCCGATCAGAAGAGAATGATTTACTTCTTCGAGTCCGCGGTGACACCCAATACGTTCTGGATGAACTTCAAGGATATCGATTTCTCCGCAGAGACCGGGAAGGTGGAGAAGCTTGACCTGGGAAAGAACCAGAGCCAAGTCTATGCCGGGAATGCTGTAAAGGAATTTGTGATGAGCAAGCCGTTTAAATTTCTTGGGATACCGTAGGCCGTTTGCGTGACACGATCCGCCCAATGTCGGACGGTCAGCAGCTGCGGAGGCATTCGAACAAACCCGCTATCGATTCTCAGGGTTGTCACGGCTCAGGATGGGCGCTTAGGCAACCGTGATCCCATGCCCCTCCGCCGAGGCGAGAGTCGACAGCAGGTTGGTCATCTTCAAGAGATTCCGTAACTGCTTGCCGAGGTGCAGCAGCTGGAACTCGCACCCTGCGCTCTTTGCGTGAGCATAGAGCCGCACGATCGTTCCCAGTCCCATGCTGTCCACATAGGTCAGGTCTTCGAGATCGAGCACCAACACTTTGCTGCTGGAGGCAACTTCCTTCAATTCCTTGTAAAAGCCATCCGTGAGGCCCGCCACCAGGCGACCATGGCACTTCACAACGGCAGTTTCCCCTTCACGTTTAACGTCATAGGTTAGCGGTTTGGCGGGTACTTCAGGCAGTTTGGCGGCTACTTCTTCAGGCATCTGGCGGCTCCATCGAGCAGGAATGAATACACAGAAA
This sequence is a window from Edaphobacter lichenicola. Protein-coding genes within it:
- a CDS encoding STAS domain-containing protein, which translates into the protein MPEEVAAKLPEVPAKPLTYDVKREGETAVVKCHGRLVAGLTDGFYKELKEVASSSKVLVLDLEDLTYVDSMGLGTIVRLYAHAKSAGCEFQLLHLGKQLRNLLKMTNLLSTLASAEGHGITVA
- a CDS encoding linear amide C-N hydrolase; translation: MARWLCSFFVILSLLPGAEMRTLACTRAVYLGPDGEVITSRSMDWKVDVGTNLWILPRGMERNGEVGAQSLKWRSKYGSVVATGYDVSTTDGMNEKGMVANLLWLVESEYPKPIAGKPGMAISLWAQWVLDNFATVAEAVDALEHETFTLVTASVPGEKRLATLHLSMSDATGDSAIVEYIDGKQTIHHDRKYQVMTNSPAFDQQLALDTYWKGIGGTVMLPGTNRAADRFARASFYINAIPQGESPDITVASVFSVIRNVSVPYGLTTPEEPNISSTRWRTVADQKRMIYFFESAVTPNTFWMNFKDIDFSAETGKVEKLDLGKNQSQVYAGNAVKEFVMSKPFKFLGIP